One window of Deltaproteobacteria bacterium genomic DNA carries:
- the pssA gene encoding CDP-diacylglycerol--serine O-phosphatidyltransferase yields MKKRRKKNKGRNKFRGIYILPNLLTTASLFSGFYAIIAAINGRFEAAALAILVSLVLDGLDGRVARMTKSASNFGLQYDSLADLVAFGVAPGLLVYLWALQPYGRFGWVAAFLFVVCGALRLARFNVQIGSIDPRYFNGLPIPAAATMVATTILFYYHIGEWAPNRHIPILIMIYILSFLMVSNIKFYSFKKFELFKRKPFHVLVAAILIFIVVATEPFFMGFLLMTSYVISGPICTLLLLERRSTQKRDESEALEVKTSET; encoded by the coding sequence ATGAAAAAGCGCCGTAAAAAAAACAAGGGCCGCAATAAATTTCGGGGAATCTACATCCTCCCTAACCTGCTCACCACGGCCAGCCTGTTCAGTGGCTTTTATGCCATCATCGCCGCCATTAATGGTCGTTTTGAAGCCGCGGCGCTGGCCATCTTGGTCTCGCTGGTTCTGGATGGCCTGGATGGCCGGGTGGCCCGCATGACCAAAAGCGCCTCTAATTTTGGCTTGCAATACGATTCGCTTGCCGATCTGGTGGCCTTTGGGGTGGCTCCGGGGCTGCTGGTCTATCTCTGGGCCTTGCAACCCTACGGGCGTTTCGGCTGGGTGGCGGCCTTTCTGTTTGTGGTGTGTGGAGCCTTGCGTCTGGCCCGGTTCAATGTTCAGATCGGCAGCATCGACCCCCGCTATTTCAACGGCCTGCCGATCCCGGCGGCGGCGACCATGGTGGCCACCACCATCCTGTTTTATTATCATATCGGCGAATGGGCCCCAAACCGGCATATTCCCATTCTGATAATGATTTATATTTTATCATTTCTTATGGTTAGTAATATCAAATTCTATAGTTTTAAAAAGTTTGAACTGTTTAAACGCAAACCCTTTCATGTGTTGGTAGCGGCGATTCTTATATTCATTGTGGTCGCTACCGAGCCTTTCTTTATGGGTTTCTTGCTGATGACCAGCTATGTAATCTCCGGGCCGATCTGCACCCTGCTCCTCCTGGAGAGGAGGAGCACCCAAAAACGAGATGAATCAGAGGCCCTGGAAGTAAAGACCTCGGAGACTTAG
- the leuC gene encoding 3-isopropylmalate dehydratase large subunit, with protein MTPPMTITEKILAAHADQEYVAPGQLIEARVDIALGNDITAPIAIKAFRQAGARKVFDPERVVLVSDHFAPHKDIASATQCQILRQFAKEQQLVHFYEGGDMGIEHALLPEKGIVGPGDLVIGADSHTCTYGGLGAFATGIGSTDLAATMITGDCWFKVPETMLFIYTGQLPRWVGGKDLILYTIGDIGVDGALYRAMEFAGDTIDTLPMSDRLTMCNMAIEAGAKNGIIAPDEITRQYVTERALRPFSFYTTDPGANYAFVREYDISTLEPQVAFPHLPENTRPLSQVGRVSIDQAVIGSCTNGRLEDLRLAAQVLNGHRAAPGVRLIIIPATPWIYRQALKEGLFDIFLEAGAIISPPTCGPCLGGHMGILAAGETAIATTNRNFVGRMGHPESQVYLANPAITAASAVAGCIVGPDDL; from the coding sequence ATGACCCCTCCGATGACCATTACCGAAAAGATTCTGGCGGCTCACGCTGATCAGGAATATGTTGCACCCGGACAGTTGATCGAGGCCCGGGTGGATATCGCCCTGGGCAATGATATTACTGCCCCCATCGCCATCAAGGCCTTTCGCCAGGCCGGGGCCCGAAAAGTTTTCGACCCCGAACGAGTAGTACTGGTCTCGGATCATTTTGCCCCCCATAAAGACATTGCCTCCGCCACCCAGTGTCAGATTCTGCGCCAGTTTGCCAAGGAGCAGCAATTGGTCCATTTCTACGAAGGCGGCGATATGGGCATTGAGCATGCCCTCCTCCCCGAGAAAGGCATCGTCGGCCCCGGAGACCTGGTCATCGGTGCGGACAGCCATACCTGTACCTATGGCGGCCTGGGGGCCTTTGCCACCGGCATCGGCTCCACTGATCTGGCCGCCACCATGATCACCGGCGACTGCTGGTTCAAGGTACCGGAGACCATGCTGTTTATCTATACCGGCCAGTTGCCCCGCTGGGTGGGAGGCAAGGACCTGATTCTTTATACCATCGGCGACATCGGGGTGGACGGTGCCCTGTACCGGGCCATGGAGTTCGCGGGCGACACCATCGACACTCTGCCCATGAGCGACCGCCTGACCATGTGCAACATGGCCATCGAGGCCGGAGCCAAAAACGGCATCATTGCCCCTGATGAGATTACCCGGCAGTATGTCACCGAGCGGGCCTTGCGGCCCTTTTCCTTTTATACCACTGACCCGGGGGCCAACTATGCCTTTGTCCGGGAGTATGACATCAGTACTCTGGAACCCCAGGTGGCCTTCCCCCATCTGCCCGAAAATACCCGACCGCTGTCCCAGGTAGGCCGGGTATCCATCGACCAGGCAGTCATTGGCTCCTGCACCAACGGCCGTCTGGAGGATTTGCGGCTGGCGGCCCAAGTGCTCAACGGCCATCGGGCCGCCCCTGGCGTCCGTCTGATCATCATCCCGGCCACCCCCTGGATCTACCGCCAGGCCCTGAAGGAAGGTCTGTTTGACATCTTTTTAGAGGCTGGGGCGATAATCAGCCCCCCCACCTGCGGGCCGTGCCTGGGGGGGCACATGGGCATCCTGGCCGCCGGGGAGACCGCCATCGCCACCACCAACCGTAACTTCGTCGGCCGCATGGGGCATCCTGAATCCCAGGTCTATCTGGCCAACCCGGCGATAACCGCAGCCTCGGCGGTGGCCGGGTGCATCGTCGGGCCTGACGACTTGTAA
- a CDS encoding putative sulfate exporter family transporter has protein sequence MTTENEQGVERELPIWLLKEDYWAIYLALGLILIALLFYWGGASIKLAAVSPPGKWTSIVELGQHFAAQWPWYTINFILWLTIFTMSCGIMKVDIIDYVKGFTLLYIMCLIIFLVSSSKFFKDNNLESPLVALAVGLIFGNLGLFPRWMESAFRVEYYIKTGIILLGATLPFTLIIYTGGIAILQATMVAVTTFVATYLAATRLFRLEPHFGACLGAGASVCGVSATIAVGGAVRAHKDYMSVGISLVALWALVMIYILPILCRAFELHPGVAGAWIGTSEFADAAGFAAAVAIGHEAAIRSFTMMKVIGRDIFIGIWSLMLAIISVVFWEKRSASATQVGVGEIWQRFPKFVIGFFIASLIMFIVGLSYGPELYSNSIKPLVVKPVKTLRTWTFLFCFLSIGYTTRFKELTQFGWAPLWAFTIGVAINVPLGYFLSAVVFKGYWMRVMEYMY, from the coding sequence ATGACGACAGAAAATGAGCAAGGGGTTGAACGGGAACTCCCAATCTGGCTTCTCAAAGAAGATTACTGGGCCATTTATTTAGCCTTAGGCCTAATACTGATCGCCCTGCTGTTTTATTGGGGCGGGGCCAGTATCAAGCTAGCCGCGGTATCGCCACCGGGAAAGTGGACTTCAATTGTGGAGTTGGGGCAACACTTCGCGGCCCAATGGCCCTGGTACACCATTAACTTTATTCTCTGGCTGACCATCTTCACCATGAGTTGCGGCATCATGAAGGTGGACATCATTGATTACGTCAAGGGTTTTACCCTGCTTTATATCATGTGTCTGATCATCTTTTTGGTCTCCAGCTCCAAATTTTTCAAGGATAACAATCTGGAGTCTCCGCTGGTAGCCCTGGCGGTAGGGCTGATTTTTGGCAACTTGGGTCTATTCCCCCGCTGGATGGAGTCCGCCTTTCGGGTGGAATATTACATCAAGACCGGCATCATCTTGTTAGGAGCGACCTTACCGTTTACTTTGATTATCTACACTGGCGGTATCGCCATTTTACAGGCCACCATGGTGGCGGTGACCACCTTTGTGGCCACCTATCTGGCTGCCACCCGCCTTTTCAGGCTGGAACCCCATTTCGGGGCCTGTCTGGGGGCCGGAGCCTCGGTCTGCGGCGTTTCGGCCACCATTGCCGTGGGCGGGGCGGTGCGGGCCCATAAGGATTATATGTCGGTGGGCATCTCCCTGGTGGCCTTGTGGGCCTTGGTGATGATTTACATTCTGCCCATTCTCTGCCGGGCCTTTGAACTGCATCCCGGGGTAGCCGGGGCCTGGATCGGCACTTCCGAGTTCGCTGACGCCGCCGGTTTTGCCGCTGCGGTGGCCATCGGCCACGAAGCAGCCATCCGCTCCTTTACCATGATGAAGGTTATCGGCCGGGATATCTTCATCGGCATCTGGTCGCTGATGCTGGCCATCATCTCGGTGGTGTTTTGGGAGAAACGGTCCGCCAGCGCCACCCAGGTCGGGGTCGGCGAAATCTGGCAACGCTTTCCCAAATTTGTCATCGGCTTTTTCATCGCTTCGTTGATCATGTTTATCGTCGGCCTCTCCTACGGCCCTGAGCTTTATTCCAACTCCATCAAGCCCTTGGTAGTCAAGCCGGTCAAAACCCTGCGCACCTGGACCTTCCTGTTCTGCTTTCTGAGCATCGGCTATACCACCCGCTTTAAGGAACTGACCCAGTTCGGCTGGGCGCCGCTGTGGGCCTTCACCATCGGAGTGGCCATCAATGTGCCCCTGGGCTATTTTCTGTCCGCCGTAGTCTTCAAGGGCTACTGGATGAGGGTCATGGAGTATATGTATTAA
- the ilvB gene encoding biosynthetic-type acetolactate synthase large subunit, protein MTMTGAQILLKALEREGVKHIFGFPGGAVIDLYDELSRCPHIKHYLVRHEQGAIHAADGYARAAATVGVCLVTSGPGATNTVSGIASAYMDSIPVVVFTGQVPTALIGNDAFQEVDIVGITRPCTKHNYLIKSVNDLARIVHEAFHIARSGRPGPVLVDLPKDVLAGRTTPKFPETIKIKSYNPTYHANPRQVKRALDLILKAQRPVIYAGGGVISSGAAEELTKLAESLQIPVTNTLMGLGGFPAPHDLWLGMLGMHGTYYANMAIHHCDVLIAIGARFDDRVTGKIEEFAPEAKIIHIDIDPTSISKNVVVDIPIVGDCKNALGQLNQLIAALEPRDWGAARQLWLDQIAVWKRDHPLTYDRHSGELKPQFVVEKLYELTKGEAIITTEVGQNQMWAAQFYLMKRPNRWMSSGGLGCMGYGFPAALGAQVACPNDLVIDIAGDGSIQMNIQEMATAVEYDLPVKVAILNNQYLGMVRQWQQLFYKGVYSQTSLQIAPDFVKLAEAYGGLGLRAEKPEEVEPVILEAINTRKPVLIDFRVAPEECVTPMVPAGAPTHKMILV, encoded by the coding sequence ATGACTATGACCGGCGCTCAGATTCTCCTCAAGGCTTTAGAACGAGAGGGTGTCAAGCATATCTTTGGCTTCCCCGGCGGAGCGGTGATCGACCTCTATGACGAATTGAGTCGTTGCCCGCACATCAAGCATTATTTGGTTCGACATGAACAAGGGGCCATTCATGCGGCCGACGGTTATGCGCGGGCAGCCGCCACCGTCGGGGTCTGTTTGGTGACCTCTGGTCCAGGCGCCACCAACACCGTATCTGGGATCGCCTCGGCCTATATGGATTCGATTCCGGTAGTAGTCTTCACCGGCCAGGTCCCGACCGCCCTGATCGGCAACGATGCGTTTCAGGAAGTAGATATTGTGGGCATTACCAGACCCTGTACCAAACATAATTATCTGATTAAATCGGTGAACGATCTGGCCCGGATCGTCCATGAAGCTTTTCATATCGCCCGTTCCGGGCGTCCCGGGCCGGTGCTGGTGGATTTGCCCAAGGATGTGCTGGCCGGCCGGACCACCCCCAAGTTTCCCGAGACCATCAAGATTAAGAGTTATAATCCGACTTACCATGCCAATCCGCGCCAAGTTAAACGGGCTCTAGACCTGATCCTCAAGGCCCAGCGGCCGGTGATTTATGCCGGGGGTGGGGTCATCTCTTCGGGGGCCGCTGAGGAACTGACCAAATTGGCCGAATCCCTGCAGATTCCGGTGACCAACACCTTGATGGGATTGGGAGGATTCCCCGCCCCGCATGACCTGTGGCTGGGAATGCTGGGTATGCATGGCACTTATTATGCCAATATGGCCATTCACCACTGTGATGTGCTGATTGCCATCGGAGCCCGATTCGATGACCGGGTTACCGGTAAAATTGAAGAGTTTGCCCCGGAGGCGAAGATCATTCATATTGATATTGACCCCACTTCCATCAGTAAAAATGTGGTGGTGGACATTCCCATCGTTGGTGACTGCAAAAATGCTCTGGGTCAGCTCAATCAATTGATTGCGGCCCTGGAACCCCGGGACTGGGGAGCAGCACGTCAGCTCTGGTTAGACCAAATCGCCGTCTGGAAACGTGATCACCCCCTGACCTATGACCGCCACAGTGGCGAACTCAAGCCCCAGTTTGTGGTGGAAAAGCTCTATGAGTTGACCAAAGGGGAAGCGATTATCACCACTGAAGTGGGACAGAATCAGATGTGGGCGGCCCAGTTTTATCTCATGAAACGGCCCAACCGATGGATGAGTTCCGGTGGTTTGGGATGTATGGGCTATGGCTTTCCCGCGGCGTTGGGGGCCCAGGTGGCCTGCCCCAATGATCTGGTCATTGACATTGCCGGAGATGGCAGCATCCAGATGAACATTCAGGAAATGGCCACCGCAGTGGAATATGATCTGCCGGTGAAAGTAGCCATCCTCAATAATCAATATTTGGGCATGGTCCGCCAATGGCAACAGCTATTCTATAAAGGCGTTTATAGTCAGACTTCCTTACAGATAGCCCCCGATTTTGTAAAATTGGCCGAGGCTTATGGCGGTTTGGGGCTACGGGCGGAAAAACCGGAGGAAGTGGAGCCGGTGATCCTTGAGGCCATCAATACCCGTAAGCCGGTGCTGATCGATTTCCGGGTAGCTCCTGAAGAATGTGTCACTCCTATGGTCCCTGCCGGGGCACCAACGCACAAAATGATACTGGTTTAA
- a CDS encoding 2-isopropylmalate synthase, which translates to MAEKIVIFDTTLRDGEQSPGASLNIDEKLQIARQLALLKVDVIEAGFPYASRGDREAVRQVAREIRGPQIAGLARAMVGDLDAAWEAVKEAENPRIHTFISTSDIHLKYQMRKTREEVLEAAVAAVRYAKRYTPNVEFSAMDAARSDLAYVAQVFTAVIDAGATTVNFPDTVGYAIPHEFGAKIKYLMENIPNIDRAVLSVHCHNDLGLAVANSLAAIMNGARQVECTINGIGERAGNTSLEEVVMALATRRDLFDYYTDIATQHIYPTSRLVSKLTGMIVQPNKAIVGANAFAHESGIHQDAVLKEASTFEIMTPTAIGIKKSTLPLGKLSGRHALKEKLIEMGYNLSDELLSQVFARFKDLADRKKTVFDEDLESLVEIEVLRKSVPDHYKLQELVVLTGTMAKPSATVKMEVGDEIQRYSAFGDGPIDATFKAITHITKSKCRLLKFSVNSITGGTDALGEITVRLEEDGITVTGHGVDPDIVTASARAFINGLNRLFYLKNMAAKPGSE; encoded by the coding sequence ATGGCTGAGAAAATTGTTATATTTGATACCACTCTGCGCGACGGGGAGCAGTCTCCCGGCGCCAGCCTCAATATTGACGAAAAACTGCAGATCGCCCGGCAACTGGCCCTCCTTAAGGTGGATGTCATTGAGGCCGGTTTTCCTTATGCCTCTCGGGGAGATCGGGAAGCAGTCCGCCAGGTGGCCCGGGAAATTCGGGGCCCGCAAATCGCGGGCCTGGCGCGGGCCATGGTCGGTGATTTAGACGCAGCCTGGGAAGCGGTCAAGGAAGCGGAAAATCCACGTATCCATACCTTTATCTCTACTTCCGACATTCATCTGAAATACCAGATGCGTAAGACCCGAGAGGAGGTATTGGAGGCCGCGGTGGCCGCGGTCCGCTACGCCAAACGGTATACCCCCAATGTGGAATTTTCCGCCATGGACGCGGCCCGCAGTGATCTGGCCTATGTGGCCCAGGTCTTTACCGCGGTGATCGACGCCGGCGCTACTACGGTCAATTTTCCGGATACTGTGGGTTATGCCATTCCCCACGAATTCGGGGCCAAAATCAAGTACCTGATGGAAAACATCCCCAATATTGATCGGGCCGTGCTCAGTGTTCATTGCCACAATGACCTGGGACTGGCGGTGGCCAACTCGCTGGCGGCAATCATGAACGGGGCGCGGCAGGTGGAGTGTACCATCAATGGCATCGGTGAACGGGCCGGCAATACCTCCCTGGAAGAGGTGGTCATGGCCTTGGCAACCCGCAGGGACCTATTTGATTATTATACTGATATCGCTACCCAGCACATTTATCCCACTAGTCGACTGGTCAGCAAACTGACCGGGATGATTGTGCAGCCTAACAAGGCGATTGTCGGGGCCAATGCCTTTGCCCACGAATCCGGCATCCACCAGGACGCGGTGTTGAAGGAAGCCAGCACCTTTGAGATCATGACGCCCACTGCTATCGGCATCAAGAAGAGCACCCTGCCGCTGGGCAAACTTTCCGGTCGCCACGCCCTGAAAGAGAAGTTGATAGAAATGGGCTATAATCTTTCCGACGAACTCTTGTCACAGGTCTTTGCCCGCTTCAAGGATCTGGCCGATCGCAAGAAAACCGTATTCGACGAAGACCTGGAAAGCCTGGTGGAGATCGAGGTCTTGCGCAAGTCAGTGCCGGATCACTACAAACTCCAGGAATTGGTGGTGCTCACAGGCACCATGGCCAAACCCTCGGCTACGGTGAAAATGGAAGTTGGGGATGAAATCCAGCGTTACTCGGCCTTCGGAGATGGCCCGATCGACGCTACCTTTAAGGCCATTACCCATATTACCAAATCAAAATGCCGGCTCCTCAAATTTTCGGTGAATTCGATCACCGGCGGCACCGACGCCCTGGGGGAAATTACCGTGCGCCTGGAAGAGGACGGCATCACAGTTACCGGCCACGGGGTGGACCCGGACATTGTCACGGCCAGTGCGCGGGCATTCATTAATGGACTGAACCGTCTGTTTTACTTGAAAAATATGGCTGCCAAGCCAGGGTCGGAGTAA
- the ilvN gene encoding acetolactate synthase small subunit — protein sequence MRHTISVWVDNEPGVLSRVTSLFSGRGFNIESLCVAETIEPDVSRITLVTSGNEQIIEQIIKQLRKLINVIRVVDLTRTEHVEREMALVKIKAEDRSRAEVLRIADIFRCRVVDVSPHSYTLEITGNNEKIRAVLDLLKSIGIQEVVRTGTLAIQRSKKS from the coding sequence ATGCGGCATACTATCTCGGTGTGGGTGGATAACGAACCTGGAGTGCTCTCCCGGGTCACCAGTCTGTTCAGTGGCCGGGGCTTCAATATCGAAAGTCTGTGCGTGGCTGAAACCATTGAACCGGATGTCTCTCGGATTACCCTGGTAACTTCGGGAAATGAGCAGATCATCGAACAGATTATCAAGCAACTGCGGAAGTTGATCAATGTTATCCGGGTGGTGGACCTGACCAGAACCGAGCACGTCGAACGCGAAATGGCCTTGGTGAAAATTAAGGCCGAGGACCGTTCCCGGGCGGAAGTATTGCGGATTGCCGACATCTTTAGATGCCGGGTGGTGGATGTCAGCCCCCACTCTTATACATTGGAAATTACCGGCAATAACGAAAAGATCAGAGCAGTGTTGGATCTCTTGAAAAGCATTGGCATCCAGGAAGTAGTCCGGACTGGGACCTTGGCCATCCAGCGGAGTAAAAAAAGCTGA
- a CDS encoding phosphatidylserine decarboxylase family protein: MKAPSGPIAHPGFLFIGGGVAMLLVGLWSGSRLITLVGLGMMGFFTYFFRDPERPITSEPAAIVSPADGRIIFLGQAQEDQFLHQPMQRVSIFMNLFDVHVNRAPIAAQVKAMAYRPGQFVPANHPESSQVNEQQSLWLETESGQHLVMVQIAGVLARRIITYVREHKQVQKGERVGLICFGSRVDLYLPEEWTLSVKLGDRVKAGSSILGRLS; encoded by the coding sequence ATGAAGGCACCTTCGGGCCCGATTGCCCATCCGGGTTTCCTGTTTATCGGTGGCGGCGTAGCGATGCTACTGGTAGGTCTCTGGAGCGGGAGTCGGTTGATAACCTTGGTGGGGCTGGGGATGATGGGCTTTTTTACCTACTTTTTCCGAGATCCGGAACGCCCCATTACCTCCGAACCCGCTGCCATTGTCTCCCCCGCGGATGGCCGGATAATTTTTCTGGGTCAGGCCCAGGAAGACCAATTTCTCCACCAGCCCATGCAAAGGGTAAGTATTTTCATGAATCTGTTTGACGTTCATGTCAATCGAGCTCCGATTGCGGCTCAGGTCAAGGCCATGGCTTATCGGCCAGGTCAGTTTGTGCCAGCCAACCACCCGGAGTCTTCCCAGGTCAACGAGCAACAGAGCCTATGGCTGGAGACCGAGTCGGGACAGCACCTGGTCATGGTCCAGATTGCCGGCGTGCTGGCCCGCCGCATCATTACTTATGTGCGTGAGCACAAGCAGGTGCAGAAAGGCGAGCGGGTGGGACTGATCTGTTTCGGGTCCCGGGTTGATCTCTATTTGCCTGAGGAGTGGACGCTCAGCGTCAAGCTCGGCGACCGGGTTAAGGCGGGAAGCAGTATTTTAGGGAGGTTGTCATGA
- a CDS encoding NADH-quinone oxidoreductase subunit N, whose amino-acid sequence MTISIPSITLSNIGPLLTLTVAGLLLLLVDALSPKGKKAYFPYLALVGLAIAAAQTWMLWNRSGTDFARMLYVDNFAFFFYFIFILGTSLTILISVKYLEDYNRNVEEYYTLLIFATIGMMLMAAGGHLILIFLGLEILSIAIYILAGLFREDLKSNEAAIKYLILGAFSSAFLLFGMAMLYGVTGSLFLDDLAQAIKAGVGTNPLLLFGMGLLIVGFGFKVSSVPFHMWTPDVYEGAPTSVTAFMSVGTKAAAFAAFVRIFFLVFPEIKMEWNMLMWVFAVATMTLGNVVAIAQTNIKRMLAYSSIAHAGYLLVALVAANQLGAISFLYYLVAYTLMNLGAFAIVILVARKKDNYLNIYDYCGLGFQHPALAAAMSVFMFALAGIPPTAGFVGKFYVFSAAVEAGYIWLAIIGVMNSLISVFYYLRITVLMYMRPAEADLGPITMTPAISSAVLVTAAGVLAVGIFPGPLYHLALNSVKIFVGL is encoded by the coding sequence ATGACCATCAGCATTCCCAGCATTACCTTAAGCAATATTGGGCCGCTGCTGACCTTAACCGTGGCCGGGCTGCTGCTCCTGTTGGTGGACGCACTGTCCCCCAAAGGCAAAAAAGCTTATTTCCCCTACCTGGCGCTGGTCGGCCTGGCCATCGCCGCGGCGCAGACCTGGATGCTCTGGAACCGCAGTGGCACTGATTTCGCCCGCATGCTCTACGTCGATAATTTTGCCTTCTTCTTTTACTTTATTTTTATCCTGGGCACGTCCCTGACCATTTTGATCTCCGTTAAATATTTAGAGGATTATAATCGCAATGTTGAAGAGTATTATACGCTGTTAATCTTTGCTACCATTGGTATGATGCTCATGGCCGCTGGCGGGCACCTGATCCTGATTTTCCTGGGTTTGGAAATTCTCTCCATTGCCATCTACATCCTGGCCGGACTGTTCCGAGAAGATCTAAAATCCAATGAAGCGGCGATCAAATACCTTATTTTAGGCGCTTTCTCCTCGGCTTTCTTACTGTTTGGCATGGCCATGCTCTATGGGGTTACCGGTAGCCTGTTTCTGGATGATCTGGCCCAGGCCATCAAAGCTGGGGTGGGCACCAATCCCTTGCTCCTGTTTGGCATGGGGCTGCTGATCGTCGGCTTCGGCTTTAAAGTGTCCTCAGTGCCCTTTCACATGTGGACGCCGGATGTCTATGAAGGGGCGCCGACCTCGGTCACCGCCTTTATGTCGGTAGGGACCAAAGCTGCGGCCTTTGCCGCCTTTGTGCGCATCTTTTTCCTAGTCTTCCCTGAGATCAAGATGGAATGGAATATGCTGATGTGGGTCTTTGCCGTTGCCACCATGACCCTGGGAAATGTGGTGGCTATTGCCCAGACCAACATTAAGCGCATGCTGGCTTATTCCTCCATTGCGCATGCCGGCTACCTCTTGGTGGCCTTGGTGGCCGCCAACCAGTTGGGGGCCATTAGCTTCCTGTACTATCTGGTGGCCTACACCCTGATGAACTTGGGGGCCTTTGCCATTGTCATCCTGGTGGCTCGCAAGAAAGATAATTATCTAAATATCTATGATTATTGTGGCCTGGGATTTCAGCACCCGGCCCTGGCCGCGGCCATGAGCGTCTTCATGTTTGCCCTGGCCGGTATTCCCCCCACAGCCGGATTTGTGGGGAAATTCTATGTCTTTTCTGCCGCGGTGGAAGCGGGCTATATCTGGCTGGCAATCATCGGCGTCATGAACAGCCTGATTTCGGTCTTTTACTACCTGCGCATCACCGTGTTGATGTACATGCGTCCGGCCGAAGCAGATCTGGGTCCGATCACCATGACGCCGGCTATTTCTTCAGCAGTTCTGGTGACCGCCGCCGGGGTTCTGGCTGTCGGCATTTTCCCGGGCCCCCTCTATCATCTGGCCCTGAACAGCGTCAAGATATTTGTGGGTCTGTAG
- the ilvC gene encoding ketol-acid reductoisomerase has translation MKIYYDQDADLKVLQGKKIAIIGFGSQGHAQALNLRDSGLEVVVSEMPGTSNHDLAVRYGFTPVAAAEAAQQSQVVQILTQDHVQAQVYEHDLRPHMGPGKTLLFSHGFNIHFGQIVPDPQVDVVMIAPKGPGHLVRSEYEKGAGVPSLVAIHQDASGQALQTALAYAKGIGATRAGVIETTFKEETETDLFGEQAVLCGGVSELVKAGFDTLVAAGYQPEIAYFECLHELKLIVDLFYQGGISYMRYSVSDTAEFGDYTRGKRLINEETRQEMRRILSEIQNGSFAREWILENQARRPLFNALRKQEAEHPLEEVGKKLRAMMSWLQKT, from the coding sequence ATGAAAATCTATTATGACCAAGATGCTGATCTGAAGGTTCTTCAAGGCAAGAAAATAGCTATCATCGGCTTCGGCTCCCAGGGGCATGCCCAGGCTCTCAACCTGCGGGACAGCGGCTTGGAGGTAGTGGTCTCCGAGATGCCCGGTACCTCGAACCATGATCTGGCGGTTCGATACGGCTTTACACCGGTGGCTGCAGCCGAAGCCGCTCAACAATCCCAGGTAGTACAGATTCTGACCCAGGATCATGTCCAGGCCCAGGTTTATGAACACGATCTTCGGCCCCACATGGGTCCGGGGAAAACTCTGCTATTTTCCCACGGTTTCAATATCCATTTCGGCCAGATCGTGCCCGATCCCCAGGTCGATGTGGTAATGATCGCCCCCAAAGGACCGGGGCATCTGGTGCGCAGTGAATATGAGAAGGGAGCTGGTGTGCCCTCCCTGGTGGCCATTCATCAGGATGCTTCCGGCCAGGCTCTCCAGACTGCCCTGGCCTATGCCAAAGGCATTGGGGCGACCCGCGCCGGGGTAATTGAAACTACCTTTAAAGAGGAGACCGAAACCGATCTGTTCGGAGAACAGGCCGTCCTCTGTGGCGGGGTGTCGGAGTTAGTCAAGGCCGGATTTGATACCTTGGTGGCGGCCGGTTATCAACCGGAAATTGCCTATTTTGAGTGTCTGCATGAACTGAAGTTGATCGTCGACCTGTTTTATCAGGGCGGCATCAGTTACATGCGCTATTCGGTCTCGGATACCGCGGAATTCGGGGATTATACCCGCGGCAAGCGCCTCATCAACGAAGAAACCCGGCAGGAAATGCGCCGCATACTGTCGGAGATACAGAACGGCTCCTTTGCCCGGGAATGGATTTTGGAGAACCAGGCGCGGCGGCCGCTGTTCAATGCCTTAAGAAAACAGGAAGCCGAACATCCCCTCGAGGAGGTCGGTAAAAAACTGCGGGCCATGATGAGTTGGCTGCAGAAGACTTGA
- a CDS encoding DUF465 domain-containing protein, with product MEKKDEELIARWIDQDPELKHLMGEHQEFERQLEDLNRRFYLTPEESIARKRIQKLKLAGRDRIEQLLAKYRAKETTS from the coding sequence ATGGAAAAAAAGGATGAAGAACTAATTGCCCGATGGATTGATCAAGATCCTGAATTGAAACATTTGATGGGGGAACACCAGGAATTTGAACGGCAGTTAGAAGACCTTAACCGACGGTTTTATCTAACCCCCGAGGAAAGCATCGCCCGTAAAAGGATTCAAAAACTCAAACTGGCTGGCCGGGACCGTATTGAGCAACTCCTGGCAAAATATAGAGCAAAGGAAACAACGTCATGA